One region of Ornithorhynchus anatinus isolate Pmale09 chromosome X5, mOrnAna1.pri.v4, whole genome shotgun sequence genomic DNA includes:
- the NELFE gene encoding LOW QUALITY PROTEIN: negative elongation factor E (The sequence of the model RefSeq protein was modified relative to this genomic sequence to represent the inferred CDS: inserted 2 bases in 1 codon), whose amino-acid sequence MEGRLCAERRRRGGRRKGAGRDGPPHLPALGATMLVLPPGLSEEEEALQKKFSKLKKKKKALLALKKQSSSSTASQGGVKRSMSEQPTVDTATATEQAKLLVKSGAISAIKAETKNSGFKRSRTLEGKLKDPEKGPAPTFQPFQRSISADDDLQESSRRPQRKSLYESFVSSSERLRGLAPEGEESEGPGSGEGPPRGFDWGYEERGGPPVPASPSRGRSRDRSRDRDRERDRDRERDRDRDRDRDRDRDRDRDRDRDRDRDRDRDRXDRDREGPFRRSDSFPERRAPRKGNTLYVYGADLTPAMLRQAFSPFGNIIDLSMDPPRNCAFVTYEKMESADQAIAELNGTQVESVQLKVSIARKQPMLDAATGKSVWGSLAVQNSVKGCHRDKRTQIVYNDDVYKENLADGF is encoded by the exons ATGGAGGGCcggctgtgtgcggagcgccggaggAGGGGGGGCCGGCGAAAGGGAGCCGGTAGGGAcggccccccccatctccccgctcTAGGAGCCACCATGTTGGTGCTGCCCCCGGGGCTGAGCGAGGAAGAGGAGGCGCTGCAGAAGAAATTCAGCAAACTCAAGAAGAAG aaaAAGGCCTTACTGGCCCTGAagaagcagagcagcagcagcacggccagCCAGGGCGGGGTCAAGCGCT CCATGTCAGAGCAGCCGACGGTGGACACAGCCACAGCCACGGAGCAGGCCAAGCTCTTGGTCAAGTCCGGGGCCATCAGCGCCATCAAGGCCGAGACCAAGAACTCGGGGTTCAAGCGCTCCCGGACCCTGGAGGGGAAGCTCAag GACCCCGAGAAGGGTCCGGCCCCCACCTTCCAGCCGTTCCAGCGGAGCATCTCGGCCGACGATGACCTtcaagag TCGTCCAGACGCCCCCAGAGAAAGTCGCTATACGAGAG CTTCGTGTCCTCCAGCGAGCGACTGCGGGGGCTGGCGCCCGAGGGGGAGGAGTCGGAGGGTCCGGGGAGCGGAGAGGGGCCCCCCCGGGGCTTCGACTGGGGCTACGAGGAGCGCGGcggcccccccgtccccgcctccccctcccgagGCCGCAGCCGCGACCGCAGCCGCGACCGGGATCGAGAGCGAGACCGGGATCGAGAGCGAGACCGGGATCGGGACCGGGATCGAGACCGGGATCGGGACCGGGATCGAGACCGGGATCGGGACCGGGATCGGGACCGGGATCGGGAccg ggaccgggaccgggaagGGCCTTTCCGCC GGTCAGACTCGTTTCCAGAGCGCCGGGCCCCCCGTAAGGGGAACACGTTGTACGTGTACGGGGCCGACCTGACGCCGGCCATGCTCCGCCAAGCCTTCTCCCCCTTCGGCAACATCATCGACCTCTCCATGGATCCCCCCCGCAA ctGCGCCTTTGTCACGTACGAGAAGATGGAGTCGGCAGATCAGGCCATCGCTGAG CTGAACGGGACCCAGGTAGAATCGGTGCAGCTTAAAGTGAGCATAGCCCGCAAGCAGCCCATGCTGGACGCCGCCACCGGGAAGTCTGTCTGGGGCTCCCTCG CCGTCCAGAACAGCGTCAAGGGCTGCCACCGAGACAAGAGGACCCAGATCGTCTACAACGACGACGTGTACAAGGAGAACCTGGCCGACGGGTTCTAG